One window of the Pseudomonas sp. S04 genome contains the following:
- the astA gene encoding arginine N-succinyltransferase: MIVRPVHSGDLPAVLALAQCAGPGFTSLPANEERLAHRIRWAQRTFASQVERADADYLFVLEDDDQQVLGVSALGGAVGLREPWYNYRVGLTVNRSASLGIEQQLPTLFLNNDMTGQSEVCSLFLHPAHRLGHNGRLLSLARLLFVAEYPQLFGDKLIAELRGSADAQGCSPFWDSLGRHFFRQDFRHADHLSGLGNKTLIAELIPRQPLYTCLLTEQARDVIGKPHENAEPARRILDAEGFVHQGYVDIFDAGPVIEAPVGTIRAVRDSQPLSLLIGSPDDQAPVWLIHNRRLENCRITVARAQRDGSNLLVDRSTARRLQLQPGNLVRAVALYAEQQQTAAAVLSGAAGLSQKHTPSSTSIALQ, encoded by the coding sequence ATGATCGTGCGCCCGGTACACAGCGGCGACCTGCCGGCCGTGCTGGCCTTGGCACAATGCGCAGGCCCGGGGTTCACCAGCCTGCCGGCCAATGAAGAGCGCCTGGCCCACCGGATCCGCTGGGCCCAACGGACCTTTGCCAGTCAGGTTGAACGGGCGGACGCCGACTACCTGTTCGTGCTCGAGGACGACGACCAGCAAGTGCTCGGGGTCAGCGCGCTGGGCGGCGCCGTAGGCCTGCGCGAGCCCTGGTACAACTACCGCGTCGGGCTGACAGTCAATCGGTCCGCCAGCCTGGGCATCGAACAACAGTTACCGACGCTGTTTCTCAACAATGACATGACTGGCCAATCGGAGGTCTGCTCGTTGTTCCTGCACCCGGCGCATCGCCTGGGCCACAACGGCCGACTGCTGTCGCTCGCACGCCTGCTGTTTGTCGCCGAGTACCCGCAGTTGTTCGGCGACAAACTGATTGCCGAGTTACGTGGCAGCGCCGACGCGCAAGGGTGTTCACCGTTCTGGGACAGCCTGGGTCGACACTTTTTTCGACAAGATTTCCGGCATGCCGATCATCTGTCGGGGCTGGGCAACAAAACGTTGATCGCCGAGTTGATCCCGCGTCAGCCGCTGTACACCTGCCTGCTCACCGAACAGGCCCGGGACGTCATCGGCAAGCCCCATGAAAACGCCGAGCCGGCCCGCAGGATCCTGGATGCCGAGGGGTTCGTCCATCAGGGTTATGTCGACATCTTTGATGCGGGACCGGTGATCGAAGCCCCGGTCGGGACTATCCGCGCGGTGCGCGATAGCCAGCCGCTGAGCCTGTTGATCGGTTCACCTGATGACCAGGCGCCGGTGTGGCTGATCCACAACCGCCGCCTGGAAAACTGCCGCATCACCGTCGCCCGCGCACAGCGTGATGGCAGTAACCTGCTGGTGGATCGGTCGACCGCCCGCCGCCTGCAATTGCAACCGGGCAACCTGGTGCGCGCGGTCGCCCTCTACGCCGAACAGCAACAGACTGCAGCAGCAGTCCTTTCAGGGGCAGCAGGTTTATCCCAGAAGCACACGCCATCGTCAACGAGCATTGCGCTACAGTAA
- a CDS encoding arginine N-succinyltransferase, with translation MLVLRPVEPSDLPQLQQLARESLVGVTSLPDDSHCLLQKIRDSQRSFASPVQSNGRENYCFVLHDLEHQRLLGCAEIVATAGYQQPFYSLRNRPFISASRELNVHHGVPALSLCQDLSPHTLLRGLHIDAELQHTAFCELLSRARLMFIAAHPQRFAEAVITEIVGYSDAAGESPFWNALGKHFFNLSYVEAERLCGLQDRSFLAELMPHYPIYVPMLTPDAQACIGRVHPAGQEAFDILEREGFETNSYVDLFDAGPTLFARTPSIRSIAHSRTATARRGTAHAGQTTYLICNDAVDDFRAMVVELDWSADEPVTLDPATLAALHLTDGSPLRLVAL, from the coding sequence ATGCTGGTCCTACGCCCAGTCGAGCCATCCGATCTGCCCCAGTTACAGCAACTGGCGCGAGAGAGCCTGGTAGGGGTCACGTCCTTGCCGGACGACAGCCACTGCCTGCTGCAGAAAATCCGCGACTCCCAGCGCTCGTTTGCCAGCCCGGTACAGAGCAATGGCCGGGAGAACTACTGCTTTGTCCTGCACGACCTGGAGCACCAGCGTTTGCTCGGCTGCGCGGAAATCGTCGCCACCGCCGGCTACCAGCAACCGTTCTACAGCCTGCGCAACCGCCCCTTCATCAGCGCGTCCCGGGAACTGAACGTACACCATGGCGTACCGGCGCTGTCGTTGTGCCAGGACCTCAGCCCCCACACCCTGCTGCGCGGCCTGCACATCGACGCAGAACTGCAGCACACGGCTTTCTGCGAACTACTCTCGCGAGCCCGGCTGATGTTCATTGCCGCGCATCCCCAACGGTTTGCCGAAGCGGTGATTACCGAGATCGTCGGCTACAGCGACGCGGCGGGCGAGTCACCCTTCTGGAATGCCCTGGGCAAGCACTTTTTCAACCTGTCCTACGTCGAGGCCGAACGCCTCTGTGGGCTGCAGGACCGCAGTTTTCTCGCCGAGCTGATGCCCCATTATCCGATTTATGTACCGATGCTCACGCCAGACGCCCAGGCATGCATTGGCCGGGTCCATCCCGCGGGCCAGGAAGCCTTCGACATCCTCGAGCGCGAAGGCTTCGAAACCAACAGCTACGTCGACCTGTTCGACGCCGGCCCGACGCTGTTTGCACGCACCCCCAGCATCCGCTCGATTGCCCACAGCCGCACGGCGACCGCCCGCCGAGGCACCGCGCACGCGGGCCAGACCACCTACCTGATCTGCAATGACGCCGTGGATGACTTTCGCGCGATGGTGGTCGAACTGGACTGGAGCGCCGACGAGCCGGTGACCCTCGACCCCGCCACCCTGGCGGCCTTGCATCTGACTGACGGCAGCCCGCTGCGATTGGTCGCCCTATGA